One stretch of Chryseobacterium indologenes DNA includes these proteins:
- a CDS encoding SusD/RagB family nutrient-binding outer membrane lipoprotein yields the protein MKKYILSFIALATVLASCNDFEDINNNPYAVDINKAEPEYFLNNSILGAQQDPNIAERTFVLYWKTASRQHLTTGIAGGSYDDSWTVEYWKGISEWLNNANATIEIANEKKAIGQGKAHYDNLIQVARIWRAYLMSEFSDNFGPQPIQAFKGINPGFNSEKEVYYFILDELKDAAAKMDVNQPVPSNPNAYDMVYGFKWSQWVKYANSMRMRVAMRISEVDPAKAKTEFEAAANSTMLISTSDDNFKVKEDAGWNPLSGVMSREWNSQILSATLNNLYIGLGGISSTDQLPVAQHTAVKDSDYIGIKYDEQFSTMTNDPSAGYWLDGLPNKIDPRAYKTFYIPGDLSNPIYSLYPTYTSQATTNYGDLTFADGSKVTINTVNTWNTTTMGNWGVKGQRNGLRGVIGCMPALGKQYREGKNFRIFFASWETYFLMAEAALKGWSVPMSDVAAYNRGIQDSFAYNGVSQFYSQYITSTDYNRDGTSVAYSHVAEPGASHTMNYKDPSTGSMVSVEIKYPVNTIYRNGSVKNDKLTKIITQKYIANMPWLPLESWSDQRRLGLPFFENPAIETPLVNLPNLNSGNYMTNSIQNFPQRLRYPSTFRNTDQDGYTKAVQLLGGQDAVLTPLWWAKH from the coding sequence ATGAAAAAATATATTTTATCTTTCATAGCACTTGCTACGGTTCTTGCTTCATGTAACGATTTTGAAGATATTAATAACAATCCTTATGCTGTTGATATTAATAAGGCTGAACCGGAGTATTTTTTAAATAATTCTATTTTAGGAGCTCAGCAAGATCCCAATATTGCAGAACGTACTTTTGTTTTGTACTGGAAAACGGCATCAAGACAACATCTGACAACAGGAATAGCAGGTGGATCATACGATGATTCCTGGACTGTAGAATATTGGAAAGGAATTTCAGAATGGCTGAATAATGCCAATGCAACTATTGAAATTGCCAACGAGAAGAAGGCAATAGGACAAGGGAAAGCACATTATGATAATCTTATTCAGGTAGCAAGAATCTGGCGAGCCTATTTAATGAGTGAATTTTCTGATAACTTTGGACCGCAGCCTATCCAGGCATTTAAAGGAATCAATCCTGGATTTAATTCTGAAAAAGAAGTATACTATTTTATATTGGATGAGCTAAAGGATGCAGCGGCTAAAATGGATGTGAATCAACCTGTGCCATCCAATCCTAATGCCTATGATATGGTATATGGATTTAAGTGGAGTCAATGGGTAAAGTATGCCAATTCCATGAGAATGAGAGTTGCCATGAGAATCTCAGAAGTAGATCCTGCCAAAGCAAAAACAGAGTTTGAAGCGGCAGCTAATTCTACTATGCTGATCAGTACAAGCGACGATAATTTTAAAGTGAAAGAAGATGCTGGATGGAATCCCTTATCAGGAGTAATGTCCAGAGAGTGGAATTCTCAGATTTTATCAGCTACTCTTAATAATCTGTATATAGGCTTAGGAGGGATCAGTTCTACAGATCAATTGCCGGTTGCACAGCATACAGCAGTAAAAGATTCTGATTATATCGGTATAAAATATGATGAGCAATTCTCTACTATGACCAATGATCCAAGTGCCGGGTATTGGCTGGATGGCCTTCCCAACAAAATCGATCCAAGAGCTTATAAAACATTTTATATTCCAGGAGACCTTAGCAATCCGATTTATTCGCTTTATCCTACCTATACCAGCCAAGCGACTACCAATTATGGAGACCTTACTTTTGCGGATGGCTCTAAGGTTACAATTAATACGGTAAATACCTGGAATACGACTACAATGGGGAATTGGGGGGTAAAAGGACAAAGAAACGGATTAAGGGGTGTTATTGGCTGTATGCCGGCTTTAGGAAAACAATATAGAGAGGGTAAGAACTTTCGAATCTTTTTTGCAAGCTGGGAAACATATTTCCTGATGGCTGAAGCGGCTCTGAAAGGCTGGTCTGTTCCCATGAGTGATGTTGCTGCTTATAATAGAGGAATTCAGGATAGCTTTGCCTATAATGGCGTATCCCAATTCTATAGCCAGTATATTACCTCAACGGATTATAACCGTGACGGAACTTCTGTAGCATACAGCCATGTTGCAGAACCTGGGGCCAGTCATACGATGAATTATAAAGATCCTTCTACCGGAAGTATGGTTTCTGTTGAGATTAAATATCCTGTAAATACCATTTATAGAAATGGTTCGGTGAAAAATGATAAGCTTACAAAAATAATTACCCAAAAGTATATTGCCAATATGCCATGGCTTCCATTGGAATCCTGGAGTGATCAAAGAAGACTGGGACTGCCTTTCTTTGAAAATCCTGCAATAGAAACACCGTTGGTTAATTTGCCTAATCTGAATTCAGGAAACTATATGACCAATTCTATTCAGAATTTTCCTCAAAGATTAAGGTATCCAAGTACCTTCAGGAATACTGATCAGGATGGATATACAAAAGCCGTCCAATTGCTGGGGGGACAAGATGCAGTACTTACTCCTCTTTGGTGGGCGAAACACTAA
- a CDS encoding phosphocholine-specific phospholipase C, with protein sequence MDRREFLEKSSILLAGLGTSNVLHPAILKALAIEPAAQSTFYDAEHVVILMQENRSFDHAFGALKGVRGFLDKRTFIKQDGYSAFFQKEKTGKYATPARLDLRNTKSTWMSSLPHSWENQQQAFNKGKYDQWLQAKASGNENYKNIPLTLGYYNREDLPFYYQLADAFTIFDQYFCSSMTGTTPNRLFHWSGTLREQQNGSSKANVVNDDIDYDIARQAKWKSFPEILEEQNVSWRIYQNEISLPKGLSGEQEAWLSNFTDNPIEWFSKFNVKFSKGYYQHIPNIIASLKQEIMKKPNQKERLEAMIAELQEDLVKYHPDNYSKLSLQEKNLHEKAFTTNSNDPDYHNLEIGKDEHGERLVVPKGDVLFQFRKDVEDKKLPLVSWLVAPEHFSDHPGSPWYGAWYISEVLNILTKDPEMWKKTIFIINYDENDGYFDHVIPFAPPLNPSQPIDINGKSGVEYVDKAQEYMSDPTLKDYEKAEGTVGLGYRVPMIIASPWTKGGFVNSEVSDHTSVLQFLEKFIMKKFNKNVHVDNISEWRRAICGDLTSAFNAPNSKAPKMDYLDQKDYAKTINAAKNKPVPQLKWYTENELKDELLEIQEKGMKPSHPLPYNFHVNLETGKITMTNVKGNGVPLHLYDRTQLNGNNYYFSYALYSGKELSHPTVQSGAYDYEVFGPNGFFRKFKGNNIPESQITLVNNTPKNQVELIIKNGKKERMTLENLYEKTKKTIPLQKQEEKIVINLSSFKGWYDLKITIDEHIWHFAGRLETGKISVSDPHWA encoded by the coding sequence ATGGACAGAAGAGAATTTTTAGAAAAATCAAGTATCTTATTAGCCGGATTAGGAACTTCTAATGTTTTGCATCCTGCTATTCTAAAGGCTTTGGCGATAGAACCTGCTGCACAGTCTACTTTTTATGATGCAGAACATGTAGTTATTTTGATGCAGGAAAACCGGTCATTCGACCATGCTTTTGGGGCTCTTAAAGGAGTTCGTGGGTTTCTGGATAAAAGAACTTTTATTAAACAGGATGGATATTCCGCTTTTTTTCAAAAGGAAAAAACGGGGAAATACGCAACTCCCGCCCGTCTGGATTTGAGAAATACCAAATCAACATGGATGAGTTCCCTTCCTCATTCTTGGGAAAACCAGCAACAAGCATTTAATAAAGGAAAATACGATCAATGGCTTCAGGCTAAGGCTTCAGGTAATGAGAATTATAAAAATATTCCTCTTACATTGGGCTATTACAATCGTGAAGACCTTCCTTTTTACTACCAACTTGCGGATGCCTTTACTATATTTGATCAATATTTCTGTTCTTCAATGACAGGAACTACTCCGAACAGGCTTTTCCATTGGTCAGGAACCTTGAGAGAACAGCAAAACGGAAGCTCAAAAGCCAATGTGGTAAATGATGATATTGATTATGATATAGCGAGACAGGCAAAATGGAAAAGTTTCCCTGAAATTTTAGAGGAACAAAATGTATCATGGCGTATTTATCAGAATGAAATCAGTCTTCCAAAAGGATTATCAGGGGAACAGGAAGCCTGGTTAAGTAATTTCACTGATAATCCGATTGAGTGGTTTTCAAAATTTAATGTAAAGTTTTCAAAAGGTTATTATCAGCATATTCCCAATATAATAGCTTCGCTGAAGCAGGAAATTATGAAAAAGCCTAACCAGAAAGAAAGACTGGAGGCTATGATTGCCGAGCTTCAGGAAGACCTGGTGAAATACCATCCGGATAACTATTCCAAGCTCTCCCTACAGGAAAAAAATCTTCACGAAAAAGCCTTTACCACTAATTCTAATGATCCTGATTATCATAATCTGGAAATTGGAAAAGATGAACACGGAGAAAGACTGGTTGTCCCAAAAGGGGATGTACTGTTCCAGTTCCGAAAGGATGTGGAAGACAAAAAGCTTCCGTTGGTTTCCTGGTTAGTAGCTCCTGAACATTTTTCAGATCATCCGGGATCGCCATGGTATGGTGCATGGTATATCTCTGAGGTTCTAAATATTCTGACCAAGGATCCTGAAATGTGGAAAAAAACGATCTTCATTATCAATTACGATGAAAATGACGGGTATTTCGATCACGTAATTCCTTTTGCCCCACCACTGAATCCAAGCCAACCCATTGATATCAATGGAAAAAGCGGTGTAGAATATGTGGATAAGGCTCAGGAATACATGTCTGATCCGACGCTAAAGGATTACGAAAAGGCAGAAGGAACGGTAGGATTAGGCTATAGAGTACCTATGATTATTGCTTCACCATGGACGAAAGGGGGTTTTGTCAATTCTGAAGTTTCAGATCATACTTCCGTATTGCAATTTCTGGAAAAATTCATCATGAAAAAGTTTAATAAAAATGTTCATGTAGACAATATCAGTGAATGGAGAAGAGCCATTTGTGGTGATCTTACTTCTGCTTTTAATGCTCCCAATAGCAAAGCTCCTAAAATGGATTACCTTGATCAGAAGGACTATGCTAAAACCATTAATGCAGCTAAAAACAAGCCCGTTCCACAGCTGAAATGGTATACGGAGAATGAGCTGAAGGATGAATTACTTGAAATACAGGAAAAGGGCATGAAGCCATCCCATCCGCTTCCTTATAACTTTCATGTGAATCTGGAAACAGGTAAGATTACAATGACGAACGTAAAGGGAAATGGGGTTCCCCTTCATCTTTATGATAGGACCCAATTGAATGGCAATAATTACTATTTTTCTTATGCTTTATACTCAGGAAAAGAACTGTCTCATCCTACAGTACAATCAGGAGCCTATGATTATGAAGTTTTCGGACCTAATGGCTTTTTCCGAAAATTCAAAGGAAATAATATTCCGGAATCACAAATTACCTTAGTCAATAATACACCCAAAAATCAGGTTGAACTGATCATTAAAAACGGAAAAAAAGAAAGGATGACTTTGGAAAATTTGTATGAAAAAACAAAAAAAACAATTCCTCTTCAGAAACAGGAAGAGAAAATAGTGATTAACCTTAGCTCATTTAAAGGCTGGTATGATTTAAAAATAACAATAGACGAACATATCTGGCATTTTGCAGGAAGATTAGAAACGGGAAAAATTTCCGTTTCGGATCCACACTGGGCATAA
- a CDS encoding SusD/RagB family nutrient-binding outer membrane lipoprotein, protein MKNNIFKTKDLKGKKTKRLITSVFTAGILTLTSCESNLDKINENPNDQASIDPKYLLTYVAKDAFGVNGDNMYASRMMIGTDGENTFQYMKWNDASFDVYSKGLLNTVKMMQESEKRNNKNYVAIGKFLRAYYFFNTSLKVGSIPYSEAVKGESGITQSKYDSQDVVMAGILSELKEANDLINSNDKIEGDIIFNGDVTKWKRLINSFRLKILITLSKKTMVGSYNIATEFASIAGSQPLMTSISDNGELKFADAADSRYSMFNNSGYGSSLYMADYFINMFKDRHDPRLFTFAAQTTGAKEAGKAITDFSGYNGGNPTSPYSDNAALITAKNISKVNDRFYKDPTNEPSSILSYSELEFILAEATARGWISGSAKTHYDNGIKASFSFYQTYVKNSGQYFAGFDVNQYLATPLVVYDNSASLQVQLEKIMTQKYMTMFHQSQWTSYYDYLRTGYPNYPLKPGVPAPFRFRYPQSEYNYNSANLKAALSAQYGGNDNINSKPWWLQ, encoded by the coding sequence ATGAAAAATAATATATTCAAAACGAAAGACTTAAAAGGTAAAAAAACAAAAAGATTAATCACATCTGTATTTACAGCAGGAATACTGACGCTGACATCATGTGAATCCAATCTTGATAAAATCAACGAGAACCCAAATGATCAGGCAAGCATTGACCCTAAATATCTTCTCACCTATGTTGCTAAAGATGCTTTTGGGGTAAATGGAGACAATATGTATGCTTCAAGAATGATGATTGGGACTGATGGTGAAAATACCTTTCAGTATATGAAATGGAATGATGCATCTTTTGATGTCTATTCAAAAGGGCTTCTTAATACGGTAAAAATGATGCAGGAATCTGAAAAAAGAAATAATAAAAACTATGTAGCCATAGGTAAATTTCTAAGAGCTTATTATTTCTTTAATACAAGTTTAAAAGTGGGCAGTATTCCTTATTCTGAAGCTGTAAAGGGTGAATCAGGAATTACACAGTCTAAATATGACAGCCAGGATGTGGTGATGGCCGGAATTTTATCAGAATTAAAAGAGGCTAATGATCTTATCAATAGCAATGATAAAATTGAAGGAGATATTATTTTCAACGGAGATGTTACCAAATGGAAAAGACTGATCAATTCATTCCGTTTGAAAATCCTAATCACACTATCTAAAAAAACAATGGTCGGAAGCTACAATATAGCAACAGAATTTGCTTCTATTGCAGGAAGCCAGCCTTTGATGACCTCTATTTCAGATAATGGGGAACTTAAGTTTGCGGATGCAGCAGACAGTAGATATTCCATGTTCAACAACAGCGGATATGGATCAAGCTTATATATGGCTGATTACTTCATCAATATGTTTAAAGACCGTCATGATCCAAGATTATTTACTTTTGCAGCTCAAACTACAGGAGCGAAGGAAGCAGGAAAAGCCATCACGGATTTCAGCGGATATAATGGAGGAAATCCTACTTCACCGTACTCTGACAATGCTGCATTAATTACAGCTAAAAATATCTCTAAGGTGAATGACCGTTTCTATAAGGATCCGACTAATGAACCTTCTTCCATTTTAAGCTATTCTGAGCTGGAATTTATCCTGGCAGAAGCAACCGCAAGAGGCTGGATATCCGGATCGGCAAAAACACATTATGATAATGGAATCAAAGCAAGCTTCAGTTTTTACCAAACTTATGTAAAAAATTCAGGACAATATTTCGCAGGATTTGATGTGAACCAATATCTGGCAACTCCTTTGGTCGTTTATGATAATTCTGCGTCTTTACAAGTACAATTGGAAAAAATTATGACCCAAAAGTACATGACGATGTTCCACCAGTCACAATGGACTTCTTACTATGATTATCTGAGAACAGGATATCCTAATTATCCTTTAAAGCCTGGTGTACCTGCCCCATTCAGGTTCAGATATCCCCAATCTGAATATAATTATAACAGTGCTAACTTAAAGGCTGCTCTTTCAGCTCAGTATGGAGGAAATGACAATATTAACTCCAAACCTTGGTGGTTACAATAG
- a CDS encoding WxL protein host-binding domain-containing protein, translated as MTKRILFLITLILQFSFLHAGIVVLNGLTHSYKIENGKVYKGKVAIENTSNTPQSVKLFLQDFTYHADGTIHYTDLHTQKRTNGDWIKLNTNLVTLKGKEKTEVLYEITVPEHTIDPGSYWSVIIVEPVDDIKPSDKQPGISITSVIRYAIQVITDYDTEKAKPDLTFENIKVEKEEGKKTVKIAIANNGNLYCKSTASIEIYNRKTGEKTGTFSSLTMGLLPSTSKTFYIDISKVPPAQYKATVIATDEDENAFAINVELEVKND; from the coding sequence ATGACAAAGCGTATTCTTTTTTTAATCACTTTGATTTTGCAGTTTAGCTTTTTACATGCCGGCATTGTGGTTCTTAATGGGCTTACGCATTCCTACAAAATAGAAAACGGAAAAGTTTACAAAGGGAAAGTTGCAATTGAGAATACAAGTAATACTCCTCAAAGTGTAAAATTATTTTTGCAGGACTTTACTTATCATGCTGATGGTACGATTCACTATACCGATCTGCATACCCAAAAAAGGACTAACGGAGACTGGATAAAACTCAATACAAATTTAGTAACCCTTAAGGGGAAAGAAAAAACTGAAGTGTTATATGAAATTACCGTTCCAGAACATACAATAGATCCTGGCAGTTACTGGAGTGTAATTATCGTAGAACCTGTAGATGATATCAAACCCAGTGACAAGCAACCTGGTATAAGCATTACCTCTGTAATACGCTATGCAATTCAGGTCATTACAGATTACGACACGGAAAAGGCCAAACCGGACCTTACATTTGAAAATATCAAAGTAGAAAAAGAAGAAGGAAAAAAAACTGTAAAAATTGCAATAGCCAATAATGGAAATCTCTATTGTAAATCAACAGCGTCTATTGAGATCTATAATCGCAAAACAGGTGAAAAAACAGGAACTTTTTCAAGCTTAACAATGGGATTACTGCCTTCTACTTCTAAAACATTTTACATTGATATCAGTAAAGTACCACCTGCTCAGTACAAAGCTACTGTTATAGCAACGGACGAAGATGAGAACGCATTTGCGATCAATGTGGAATTAGAAGTAAAAAATGATTAA